Below is a window of Shinella sp. PSBB067 DNA.
CGGGGAGAGCTTCCAGACCTTCAGCGGATCGTGCCGGCGGTCGTGGAAGCGCTTGAGCTGCATCTCGCGGCCGATGTCGAGCCAGAACTTGAAGAAATGGATGTTCTCCGAGGCGATCATCTTCTCGAAGCGCGGCGTTTCCTTGAGGAACTTTTCGTATTGCTCCGGCGTGCAGAAGCCCATGACCGGCTCCACGCCCGCCCGGTTGTACCAGGAGCGGTCGAAGAGCACGAACTCGCCCGCCGTCGGGAAGGTCGCCACGTAGCGCTGGAAGTACCACTGGCCCTGCTCGGTGCCGGTCGGCTTGGTCAGCGCGACGATGCGGGCAGAACGCGGGTTCATGTAGGACATGGTGGCATGGATCGCACCGCCCTTGCCGGCGGCGTCCCGGCCCTCGAAGACCGCCATGATGCGCGTTCCCGTCTTCTGCTGCCAGAACTGGACCTTGACCAGTTCGATCTGAAGCAGCTTGAGAAGCCGATCGTATTCCTTGTTGTCGAGTTTCTTGTCATAGGGATAGTCGTCGGAGCCGAAGGCCTTTTCCTCGATCCAGTCGGGAAGGACCGGATCGTCGATATCGAACACGCGTTTCTTGCCGCGGATATCCAGTTCCACGGCCCGGCTTTCGGCCTTTTCCGCCATCGTCTGCTCCTTGAAATTCCAGGGTACGGCTGCTGCCGCCATCCGGAAGGTGGACATAACCGGATTGCGAATTCAAGCGCGCCGTGAAAAACATGTCATGAAGCCGCGCTATCCATCGGGAATCATGGAGGCGCGGAGGGTGCGATGCTCGCAAGGGAATGGGTGGCGGTGACGGATCAGCGCACGGGCCTCGGCTGGCTGGCGACGCAATTGTGGGGCGAGCGCGTTCTCATTGCCTCCGCCGTCTTCGTCGGTTTCATGATGTGGCTTGCCGGCCTGCATCTCGGCTGGGTGTCCTTCGCCGTCCTGCTCCTCGTCTTCGCCGGCCTCCTGCGCACCGAACGGCGCACGGTCGCGGTCGGCCGCAAGGCGGTGGCCGTCGAGCCGGTGGCTCCGCCCGCCCCGCCCGTGGAAGATCTCGCCGCGGTCGCCGCCGTCCTCGGCGCGCTCGATGCGCCCGCGGTGCTCCTGTCGGCGCGCCAGACGGTGAAGCTGCAGAATCGCGCGGCCGAGGCCGTCTTCGGCCCGATCCCGGAGGGCAGCGACCTTGCCGGCCGCATCCGCGCGCCCGGCATCCTCGACATGGTGCGCGATGCCATCGGCTCCGGCCAGCCGCGCGAGACGGAACATGCCGAGCGGCTTCCTTCCGAGACGGTCTATGTCGTGCGCATCGCCCCGCTCGCCGGTTCCGCCGCCGAACCGCTCTGGCTGCTGACCTTCCGCGACGTCTCGCAGGCCCGCCGCATCGACCGGATGCGCTCCGACTTCGTCGCCAATGCCAGCCACGAGCTGCGCACGCCGCTCGCCTCGCTGCGCGGCTTCATCGAGACGCTGCAGGGGCCGGCAAGGAACGACCTCAAGGCGCATGAGCGCTTTCTCGCCATCATGCACGAGCAGGCGACGCGCATGAGCCGCCTCGTCGACGACCTGCTGTCGCTCTCGCGCCTCGAGCTGCGCTCCAACCTCGCCCTCGAGCAGACCGTGGACCTCGTGCCGCTCGTCGCCCATGTGCGCGACAGCCTCCAGCCGCTTGCAGGCGACCTCGGCGTCGAGGTCGTGCTGGACCTGCCGAAGCACCCCGTAACGGTCCCGGGCGATCGCGACGAACTGGTCGAGGTCTTCGAGAACCTCATCGAGAACGCCTGCAAATACGGCCAGGAGGGCAAGCGGGTGGACGTGGTGCTGACGGGCGGCGCGGACGGCGTGCCCATAGAGCTCAGCGTCACGGATTATGGCCCGGGCATCCCGCCCGAGCATGTGCCGCGCATCACCGAGCGCTTCTACCGGGTCAACGTGGAGGCGAGCCGCTCCAAGAAGGGCACCGGCCTCGGCCTTGCCATCGTCAAGCACATCCTCACCCGCCACAAGGCGCGCCTCGTGGTGAAGTCTGAAATGGGCAAGGGCACGGTCTTTACCGTCAAGTTCTGACACAAAGGAAGGCGGCTTTGTCGTCGCTTTCGAAATAGCCGAGCAATTTCATAGGCTTGGTGTGTCACAAATGTTTCGTCAAATTGACATAAAACCAATGGCGATCGCGGTTTAGAGAAGAGCCGCCGGTTCACGGCTAAGAGCGCGGAATGAGCGCTTACCACACATGTCCTCTTCGGGAGAACCCAGATGAAATCTCTTAAGCTCACCGTCGCGGCGCTCGTTGCCTCCGCCGCATTCGCAGGCGTTGCCGTTGCGCGCGACCAGATCCAGATCGCCGGCTCGTCCACCGTTCTTCCCTACGCCAAGATCGTCGCCGAGACGTTCGGCGAGACCTATCCCGACTTCAAGACCCCGATCGTCGAATCCGGCGGCACGGGCGGCGGCCTGAAGGAATTCTGCAAGGGCGTCGGCCCCGACACCATCGACATCGCCAATGCATCGCGCCCGATGAAGGACAGCGAAGTCGAGGCCTGCAAGGCCGCCGGCGTCACCGAGATCCAGGAAGTCAAGATCGGCTATGACGGCATCGTCTTCGCCACGGACGCCGGCAATGCCGACCTGAAGCTGGAGCCGAAGGACCTCTATCTGGCGCTCGCCGCGGAAGTCGCCGTCGACGGCAAGCTCGTCGCCAACCCCTACAAGAAGTGGTCGGAAGTCAACAAGGACCTCCCGGACGTCGAGATCGCCGCCTATATCCCCGGCGAAAAGCACGGCACGCGTGAAGTCTTCGACGAGAAGATGCTGGCTGCCGGCTGCAAGGCGACCGGCGCCGCCGACGTGATCAAGGCTGCCGTTGCCGACGAAAAGGAACAGCATGCCAAGTGCATCGCGGTCCGCAAGGACGGCCTGGCCGTCGACATCGACGGCGACTATACCGAGACGCTCGCCCGCATCGCCGCCAACAAGTCCGGCATCGGCGTCTTCGGCCTGTCCTTCTACGAGAACAACGCCGACAAGCTGAAGGTCGCCACCGTCAGCGGCATCGTTCCCTCGACCGAGACGATCGCGTCGGGCGAATATCCGGTCTCCCGTCCGCTGTTCTTCTACGTCAAGAAGGCGCATCTCGGCGTCATCGCGGGCCTGAAGGAATATGTCGAGTTCTTCACGAGCGATGACATGATCGGCCCCGACTCCCCGCTTGCCGAGTACGGCCTCGTTCCGGCTCCGGACGCAGAGCGCGAGGAGATCCGCAAGGCCTTCGTCGACGGCAAGATCATGTAATCGCCTTGGCCGGTGCGGCTTCTCCTCGGGGAGGTCGCGCCGGCCGCTCTCTTTCCGGCGGGTTTCCCGCGTCTGTCGAAAGGTCGGGGCGAGAGGTCTCGCCGGGAGAATGTCCTAAATGAGTGTTTCCCTTCTTCTGCTTGTCGTCGCCGTCATCGGCGTGGCAGGGTATCTGGCGGGTAGCTGGCGCGCCAACACGCTTGCCGGCGGCAAGCTCTCCAGCCTGCACTCCCGGCCGGGCTACTACGGCTCCTTCGTCGCCGTCTGGTCCATGCTTCCGGCGGTCCTCGTGCTTTTGGTCTGGATCGTCGCGAGCCCGGTCTATATCGGCTCGACCGTTCGTGCCGGCTTTCCTGACGAGGTGAAGGCCGAGCCGCAGGCGACGCAGAACCTCAACTACAACATGATCGGCGCCATTGCCCGCGGCCTGCGGCTGCTGACGCCGCAGGAGCGCGAGGCGGTGTTCGCCGACGGCGCATCCGCCCGCACGGTGCTCGCCGGCAAGGGCGTGCCGCTTGCCGCCGATCCCGCGCCCTACATGCTGACGGCGGCCGACGACCTCGGCCGCATGACGGCAGCCAGCCGCACCTTCCTGTCGGCCCTGGTCGTCCTCGTCGCCCTCGCGGGCGCCTTCCTCTCCTACCGGGCGATCGCGCCGAAGTTCCGCGCCCGCAACCGCGTAGAAGGCATGATGCTGATCGGCCTCATCGGCGCGTCCTCGATCGCCATCCTGACGACCGTCGGCATCGTCGCCTCGATGCTGACGGAAGCCGTTCACTTCTTCAACATGGTCCCGGCGTGGGAATTCTTCTTCGGCACGGTCTGGGATCCGCGCTTCGCCGCGGCGGGCGCAACGGCCTCCGCCGGTCAGTTCGGCCTGATCCCGCTGCTCGCCGGCACGCTCTATATCGGCTTCGTCGCCATGCTGGTCGCCGTGCCCGTCGGCCTCTTCGCCGCCATCTACATGTCGGAATACGCCTCGCGTCACCTTCGTTCGGTCGCAAAGCCGCTGCTCGAAGTGCTCGCCGGCATCCCGACCATCGTCTACGGCTTCTTCGCCCTCATCACGGTCGGCCCGTTCCTGCGCGACATCTCCGCCGAGCTGAACGGCCTCGTCACGGGCAACTACACCAGCTTCATCCAGGCGCAGAGCGTGCTGACCGCCGGCTTCGTCATGGGCATCATGCTGATCCCCTACGTCTCCTCGCTGTCGGACGACATCATCACCGCCGTGCCGCGGGCGCTGCGTGACGGCTCGCTCGGCCTCGGCGCCACCCGCTCGGAAACGATCCGGCGCGTCATCCTGCCGGCGGCCCTGCCGGGCATCGTCGGCGCGCTGCTGATGACCGCCTCGCGCGCCATCGGCGAGACGATGATCGTGGTGCTTGCCGCGGGCGTTGCAGCCCGCATGCAGATCAATCCCTTCGAGCCGATGACGACGGTCACCGTCAAGATCGTCAACCAGCTCACCGGCGACCTCGAATTCACCTCGCCGCAGACGCTGGTGGCCTTCGCGCTCGGCATCACGCTCTTCGTCATCACGCTTTGCCTTAACATCTACGCCCTCTATATCGTGCGCAAATACCGGGAGCAGTACGAATGAGCCAGGTCTCCACCACGAGCCCCGCCCTCGGCATCGCCGAAAGGCCCGAGCGCCGCGACATCGGCCTTCGCCGCCGCTACGCCGCTGAACGCCGCTTCCGCCTCTACGGCATGGCCGCCATCGGCTTCGGCCTGCTCTTCCTCTTCCTGTTGCTGTTCTCGGTGGTCTCCAAGGGCTACACGGCGTTCCAGCAGTCGATGATCACGATCCCGGTCGAGTTCTCCGAACAGATCATCGACAAGAACAACGAGCGCGCCACCAACCCGCAGAAACTGGTCTCGGCCAACTACCCGGTCGTCGCCCGCAACGCGCTCGCCAAGGTTCTCGGCGTCGGCGAGGATGACCGCGCCGGCCTGAAGGCCGTCAACGGCATGATCTCGGACAGCGTGCGCGTCCAGTTCCGCGACCTCGTCGCCGCCGATCCCTCGATCATCGGCACGACCCGGACCGTCAGCTTCCTCGCCCACGGCGACCTCGACTCCGCCTTCAAGGGCCAGATCGATCTCTCCGTCCCGGAAACCAGCCGCAAGGTCTCCGACAGGCAGGTCGGCTGGATGAACCAGCTTGCCGAAAGCGGCGCGCTCTCCAAGCATTTCAACACCGGCCTCTTCACCAGCGGCGCATCGAGCCGCCCGGAAGCTGCCGGCGTCGGCGTCGCGCTCGTCGGTTCGCTCTACATGATGCTGATCGTCCTCGTGCTCTCGCTGCCGATCGGCGTCGCCGCCTCGATCTACCTGGAAGAGTTCGCCCCGAAGAACCGCTTCACGGACCTCATCGAGGTTAACATCAACAACCTCGCCGCGGTGCCGTCCATCGTCTACGGTCTGCTCGGCCTTGCCGTCTTCATCAACTTCGCCGGCTTCCCGCGCTCGGCGGCCCTCGTCGGCGGCCTGGTGCTGACGCTGATGACGCTGCCGACGATCATCATCGCGACCCGCGCGGCGCTGAAGGCCGTGCCGCCGTCCATCCGCTCGGCGGCGCTGGGCCTCGGCGCCTCCAAGATGCAGACCGTGTTCCACCACGTCCTGCCGCTCGCCATGCCCGGCATCCTTACGGGCACGATCATCGGCCTTGCCCACGCGCTCGGCGAGACCGCGCCGCTTCTCCTCATCGGCATGGTCGCCTTCGTCGCGGACGTCCCGGCAACCCCGCTCGATCCGGCGACGGCGCTTCCGGTGCAGATCTACATGTGGGCGAACGAGGCCGAGCGCGCCTTCGTGGAGCGCACCTCGGGAGCCATCATCGTGCTCCTCATCTTCCTCATCCTCATGAATGTTGGCGCTATCCTGTTGCGCCGCCGTTTCGAACGGCGCTGGTAGAAGGACCGATCCTATGAACATCATGTCAGAAGCAGCCGTCGAGAAAGCCCTGGACAAGAAAATGAACGACATTTCCTACAAGATGATCGGCAAGGACGTCTCGGTCTATTACGGCGACAAGCGCGCCCTCTACGACGTCAACCTCAACGTCCGCGAGAATACCGTGACCGCCCTCATCGGCCCGTCGGGCTGCGGCAAGTCCACCTTCCTGCGCACGCTCAACCGCATGAACGACACCATCGACGGCTGCCGCGTCACCGGCCGCATCACGCTGGATACGGACGACATCTACGATCCGAACATCGACGTGGTGGAACTGCGCGCCCGCGTCGGCATGGTCTTCCAGAAGCCAAACCCGTTCCCGAAGTCGATCTACGAGAACGTCGCCTACGGCCCGCGCATCCACGGCCTTGCCAAAGCCAAGGCCGACATGGACGCCATCGTCGAGCAGAGCCTGCAGAAGGCGGGCCTGTGGAACGAGGTGAAGGACCGCCTGCAGGAGAGCGGCACCGGCCTTTCGGGCGGCCAGCAGCAGCGCCTGTGCATCGCCCGCGCCGTCGCCGTCAGCCCGGAGGTCATCCTGATGGACGAGCCCTGCTCGGCGCTTGACCCCATCGCCACCGCCAAGGTCGAGGAGCTGATCCACGAGCTGCGCGCCAACTTCACCATCGTCATCGTGACGCATTCCATGCAGCAGGCGGCCCGCGTCTCGCAGCGCACCGCCATGTTCCACCTCGGCAACCTCGTCGAGGAGAACGACACCGACAAGATGTTCACCAACCCGGACGACCAGCGCACGCAGGACTACATCATGGGCCGCTTCGGCTGACGCCATTGTCGCCCAAGCCCCGAACGCCCGAGCGCATCAAGGATAAAGCCATGTCATCGACCCATATCGTCTCGATCTATGACGAAGAACTGAAGTACCTCTCCCGCCGCATCTCCGAGATGGGCGGCACCGCCGAGCAGATGGTGGCCGATTCCGTCCGCGCCCTCGTCACCACGGATGCGGCGCTGGCGCAGAAGGTGATTTCGGAAGACATCATCCTCGACAATGCCGAGCGCCAGATCAACGAGAAGGCCATCGTCACCATCGCCAAGCGCCAGCCGATGGCGGCGGACCTGCGCGAGATCATGGGCGCGATCCGCATCGCCGCCGAGCTGGAGCGTGTCGGCGACCTCGGCAAGAACACCGCCAAGCGCGTCATCGCCGTGCAAAGCTCGGGCATGCCCCGCAAGCTCGCCCGCGGCCTGGAGCACCTCGCCGAACTCGCCCTGATCCAGCTCAAGGAAGTGCTCGACGTCTACGCCACCCGTTCGGTCGACAAGGCGAAGGCCATCCGCGAACGCGACGACGAGATCGACGCGATCTACACCTCGCTGTTCCGCGAGCTCCTCACCTACATGATGGAAGACCCGCGCAACATCACGCCCTGCACGCATCTCCTGTTCTGCGCCAAGAACATCGAGCGCATCGGCGACCACGCGACCAACATCGCCGAAACCATCTACTACATGGCCACCGGCTCGCAGCCGGAAGGCGAGCGTCCGAAGGACGACACCTCGACCTCCGTCGTCGCCGCCGACGTTGCCGATGCCTCCGAGTAACGAGTAAGGGTTCGACACATGGTGCCCAGAATAGCCGTCGTGGAAGACGAGGAGGCGCTCAGCGTCCTCCTGCGCTACAATCTCGAAGCCGAAGGCTTCGAGGTCGACACGATCCTTTCCGGTGACGAGGCCGAGATGCGCCTTCAGGAGCGCATGCCGGATCTCCTCATCCTCGACTGGATGCTGCCCGGCGTCTCCGGCATCGAGCTCTGCCGGCGCCTGCGCCAGCGCCCGGAGACCGAGCGCCTGCCGATCATCATGCTGACGGCGCGCGGCGAGGAGAGCGAGCGCGTGCGCGGCCTTGCCACCGGCGCGGACGACTATGTGGTGAAACCCTTCTCGACGCCGGAGCTGGTCGCCCGCGTGCGCGCCATGCTGCGCCGGGCCAAGCCGGAAGTCGTCTCGACCGTGCTGCGCTGCGGCGACATCGAGCTCGACCGCGAGACCCACCGCGTCCACCGCCGCACCCGCGAGGTCCGCCTCGGCCCGACGGAATTCCGCCTGCTGGAGTTCCTGATGACCTCGCCGGGCCGCGTCTTCTCGCGCTCGCAGCTCCTCGACGGCGTCTGGGGCCACGACATCTATGTCGACGAGCGCACCGTCGACGTCCATGTCGGGCGCCTGCGCAAGGCGCTCAACTTCGCCAACATGCAGGACGTCATCCGCACGGTGCGCGGTGCCGGCTATTCGCTGGAGACCTGAGCGGCCGGAATTTCCTCCCAAGGACGGAAATGGGCCCTTCGGGGCCTGTTTGCGTTTCGGGGCACGCAATCGCCCCCGCATGCGGCCTTCTCCCGATAAGCGGGGCGGCGCGAGGAGAGAGCTTCTCCGCTTGCGAAAAAATGTCATGGCAGGATGAGGGCGTCCGGCCCGCAGCCGCAAACGAAAACGGGCCCGAAAGGGCCCGCTTGTCATTCCGCAGTCAGCGCCGCTCAGCGCATCCGCCGGCGCTCGGCCGAAGGCTGGTAGGCGAGGCGCTGGTGGTAGGTGCAATAGGGCGAGTTGTCCGGGGACTCGTTGCCGCAGAAGTGGAAGTCCTCGTTGAGCGGGTCGCCGATCGGCCATTTGCAGGTGCGCTCGGTGAGCTGCGTCAGCTCCAGCTTGCGCGACATCGGCACGACGACGTTGTTGCCGTTGGCCGGAACCGGAAGCTGGTCGCGCTGCGCGTCGAAATCTGCGTCGATTTCCTCCTTGGCGATCGCGTTGCCGGCCGGGCGGGCCGCGGCGCGGGGGGCGACCGGGCGGGCCGCAAAGCCGGTGGGGCGCGGGGCGGCTGCCGCCGGGCGCTTGGGGCGCGAGGCGGACTGCGTTCCGCCGGCCTTGGCGCGGCCCGGCAGGTTCAGCCGGTGCACCTTGCCGATGACGGCATTGCGGCTGACGCCGCCGAGCTGGGCGGCGATCTGGCTCGCGCTCAGGCCCTCGCTCCAGAGCTTCTTGAGTTTCTCGACCCGCTCGTCTGTCCAGTTCATGCTTTCGTCTCCGTTCGGCGCTCGCAATACGGGAATCCGTCATCGCGTCCCGGACGGGTCCGGGACCTGAACGCCTTAACTCTTTTGGTGACTAGTTCCGCCGCATGCAGTCTAGTAATTGGTCTTTAACCTAGAGACCGGGGGACTCCGTGACAAGAGTCGCACGAATCCGGGCGAATCGATTTCTAAGTTTTCCCCAACTTGCTGGTCTGGTGTGACTCGATAGCGACACCTTCCGCGCGTGCCGTGAATCCTTTCCCTGCGGGAGGTTCAGCCATATTCAGGGCAGCGATTTTATTGACAGGGCGGTATGAAATGCCGATAGTGCGGCATGCCGCCGAAAGGCGGCTTTTGATTTTTCTGGTATCCGGAAAAGTCAAGCTCCAGACCCGTTTTCCGCATCTCTTTTCGGAGGATTCGCGCCATGGCCGATGCCGCGCCGCTCTATGAAACCTATATGCGTGCGCCGCTCCGGTTCGCGCGCGGGGAGGGCGTGTGGCTCGTCACCGAGGATGGCGAGCGATATCTCGATTTCGCCGCCGGCGTCGCCGTCAATTCGCTGGGCCACGCCCACCCCCATCTCGTCGCCGCGCTGAAGGACCAGGCCGAGAAGGTCTGGCACCTGTCGAACCTCTACGAGATCCCCGGCCAGGAAAGCCTCGGCCGCCGGCTGACGGAGGCGACCTTCGCCGACAAGGTGTTCTTCACCAATTCGGGCGCCGAGGCGCTGGAATGCGCGATCAAGACGGCCCGGCGCTACCACTTTGCCAAGGGTCACGCCGGCAAGTACCACATCCTCACCTTCGAGGGCGCTTTCCACGGCCGCACCATCGCCACCATCGCGGCCGGCGGGCAGGAGAAATACATCGAGGGCTTCGGCCCCAAGGCCCCGGGCTTCCTGAAGCTGCCCTTCGGCGACATTACGGCCGTCAGGGACGCGATCACCGAGGAGACGGCGGCGATCCTCATCGAGCCCGTGCAGGGCGAGGGGGGCCTTCGCCCCGTGCCGAAGGACTTCATGCAGGAGCTGCGCCGGCTCTGCGACGAATACGGCCTGCTGCTCATCCTCGACGAGGTGCAGACGGGCGTCGGCCGCACCGGCCGCCTCTTCGCCCATGAGAGCGCGGGCGTCACGCCCGACATCATGGCCATCGCCAAGGGCATCGGCGGCGGTTTCCCGCTCGGCGCCTGCCTTGCCACGAACGAGGCCGCCGCCGGCATGGTCGCCGGCACGCATGGCTCGACCTATGGCGGCAACCCGCTCGCCATGGCGGTCGGCAATGCGGTGCTCGACGTCGTCCTCGAGGACGGCTTCCTTCAGCATGTGCGCGACGTCGCGCTGGTCTTCCGCCAGGGGCTCGCGGCGCTGAAGGACCGCTTCCCCGAGGTCATCGAGGATATCCGCGGCGAGGGCCTGATGCTCGGCATCAAGGCGAAGGTTCCGGTCGCCGACCTGCTCAAGGCCGTGCGCGCGGAAAACCTGCTCGCCGTGCCGGCCGGCGACAACGTGCTGCGCCTGCTGCCGCCGCTGGTCGTCACGGCGGAAGAGGCGCGCGAGGGGCTCGCCCGCATCGAGCGGGCGGCGGAAAAGCTGACGGCGGCCGTGAAGGCCGCTTAAGGGACTGGGACAGACAGGACACATCATGGCCAAGCATTTTCTCGATCTTTCCGCCGTTTCGGAAAGCGATCTCCGCGTCATCATGGACGACGCGCACAGCCGCAAGGCCGCCAGCAAGGCCGGCACGGAGGCAAAGCCGCTCGCCGGCAAGATGCTGGCGATGATCTTCGAGAAGCCCTCCACGCGAACCCGCGTCTCCTTCGACGTCGGCATGCGCCAGCTCGGCGGCGAGACGCTGTTCCTGTCGGGCACGGAAATGCAGCTCGGCCGCGCCGAGACCATCGGCGACACGGCCAAGGTCCTGTCGCGCTATGTCGACGCCATCATGATCCGCACGACCGACCATGCGCGCCTGCTGGAGCTTGCCGAGCACGCCACCGTCCCGGTCATCAACGCCCTGACGGACCTCACCCATCCCTGCCAGATCATGGCCGACATCATGACCTTCGAGGAGCATCGCGGCCCGGCCAAGGGCAAGACCTTCTCCTGGATGGGCGACGGCAACAACGTGCTGCACTCCTTCGTCGAGGGCGCGGCCCGCTTCGGCTATACGATGAAGATGGCCGTGCCGATGGGCTCCGAGCCGGACGACAAGATCCTCAACTGGGCGCGCGACAACGGCGGCAACATCCTGCTCGGCCACGACCCGGAGGCGATTGCCGACGGTGCCGACCTCATCGTCACCGATTGCTGGGTCTCCATGAACCAGGAGCACCGCGCTCGCGGCCACAACATCTTCCAGCCCTACCAGGTCAACAAGCAGCTCATGGCGCGGGCCGGCAAGGATGCGCTCTTCATGCACTGCCTGCCCGCCCATCGCGGCGAGGAAGTGACCGACGAGGTGATCGACGGCCCGCAGTCCGTGGTCTTCGACGAGGCGGAGAACCGCCTTCATGCGCAGAAGTCGATCCTTGCCTGGTGCTTCGGCGCCGTCTGACGCGGCCTTGAAATATGTGAGGGCACGCACGATCTAGGTGCCGACACCCGGCGCCGGAAGGCGTCGTCTCTGGCGCTTGCCCGCCCGGTATGGAATGATCGGGCGGCAGGAGCGCGAAATCACGATAGACGCTGTCGGACGTGGCGGGGCGCAAGGCCCGCGGCGCGGCGGTGTGCAAGGAGCAGAACGATGATGGCTGAAAACGCCCTGAAACTCGGTGAGCCCGGCTATGCCGGCGACGATCATGTCCTGCCGTTCCAGGTGGAAGGCCTCGATGTGCGCGGCAGGGCCGTGCAGCTCGGCCCGATGCTCGACGGCATTCTCGGCCGGCACGATTACCCCGCACCCGTCGCCCGCCTTCTGGCCGAGGCGATCACGCTCACCGTGCTGCTCGGCACCTCGCTGAAATTCGAGGGCAAGCTGATCGTCCAGACCAAGGGCGACGGCCCCGTCGACCTGCTCGTCGCTGATTTCGCCGCACCGGAGAACGTGCGCGCCTATGCCCGCTTCGACGAGGCGGCGCTGGAGGCCGCCGTCGCCGAAGGCCGGACGGAGCCGCACGAGCTGCTCGGCAAGGGCATTCTCGCCTTCACCATCGACCAGGGCGCGCATACCCAGCGCTACCAGGGCATCGTTCCGCTCGACGGCCATACGCTGGAAGAGATCGCCGGCGTCTATTTCCGCCAGTCCGAGCAGATCCCGACCAAGGTGCGCCTCGGCGTCGCCGAGCTCTACGACCGCGACGAAGCCGGCAAGGCCCGCCATCGCTGGCGCGCGGGCGGCATGGTCGCGCAGTTCCTGCCGTCCTCGCCCGAGCGCATGCGCCAGGCCGATCTTCCCGGCGGCGACGGCGACGAGGCCGGCCACAAGATCGACGACGACGACAACTGGTCCGAAGCCAAAGCCATGGTCGAGACGATCGACGCCGACGA
It encodes the following:
- the phoB gene encoding phosphate regulon transcriptional regulator PhoB produces the protein MVPRIAVVEDEEALSVLLRYNLEAEGFEVDTILSGDEAEMRLQERMPDLLILDWMLPGVSGIELCRRLRQRPETERLPIIMLTARGEESERVRGLATGADDYVVKPFSTPELVARVRAMLRRAKPEVVSTVLRCGDIELDRETHRVHRRTREVRLGPTEFRLLEFLMTSPGRVFSRSQLLDGVWGHDIYVDERTVDVHVGRLRKALNFANMQDVIRTVRGAGYSLET
- a CDS encoding GcrA family cell cycle regulator; its protein translation is MNWTDERVEKLKKLWSEGLSASQIAAQLGGVSRNAVIGKVHRLNLPGRAKAGGTQSASRPKRPAAAAPRPTGFAARPVAPRAAARPAGNAIAKEEIDADFDAQRDQLPVPANGNNVVVPMSRKLELTQLTERTCKWPIGDPLNEDFHFCGNESPDNSPYCTYHQRLAYQPSAERRRMR
- a CDS encoding aspartate aminotransferase family protein codes for the protein MADAAPLYETYMRAPLRFARGEGVWLVTEDGERYLDFAAGVAVNSLGHAHPHLVAALKDQAEKVWHLSNLYEIPGQESLGRRLTEATFADKVFFTNSGAEALECAIKTARRYHFAKGHAGKYHILTFEGAFHGRTIATIAAGGQEKYIEGFGPKAPGFLKLPFGDITAVRDAITEETAAILIEPVQGEGGLRPVPKDFMQELRRLCDEYGLLLILDEVQTGVGRTGRLFAHESAGVTPDIMAIAKGIGGGFPLGACLATNEAAAGMVAGTHGSTYGGNPLAMAVGNAVLDVVLEDGFLQHVRDVALVFRQGLAALKDRFPEVIEDIRGEGLMLGIKAKVPVADLLKAVRAENLLAVPAGDNVLRLLPPLVVTAEEAREGLARIERAAEKLTAAVKAA
- the argF gene encoding ornithine carbamoyltransferase; this encodes MAKHFLDLSAVSESDLRVIMDDAHSRKAASKAGTEAKPLAGKMLAMIFEKPSTRTRVSFDVGMRQLGGETLFLSGTEMQLGRAETIGDTAKVLSRYVDAIMIRTTDHARLLELAEHATVPVINALTDLTHPCQIMADIMTFEEHRGPAKGKTFSWMGDGNNVLHSFVEGAARFGYTMKMAVPMGSEPDDKILNWARDNGGNILLGHDPEAIADGADLIVTDCWVSMNQEHRARGHNIFQPYQVNKQLMARAGKDALFMHCLPAHRGEEVTDEVIDGPQSVVFDEAENRLHAQKSILAWCFGAV
- a CDS encoding Hsp33 family molecular chaperone, encoding MAENALKLGEPGYAGDDHVLPFQVEGLDVRGRAVQLGPMLDGILGRHDYPAPVARLLAEAITLTVLLGTSLKFEGKLIVQTKGDGPVDLLVADFAAPENVRAYARFDEAALEAAVAEGRTEPHELLGKGILAFTIDQGAHTQRYQGIVPLDGHTLEEIAGVYFRQSEQIPTKVRLGVAELYDRDEAGKARHRWRAGGMVAQFLPSSPERMRQADLPGGDGDEAGHKIDDDDNWSEAKAMVETIDADELTDPTVGTERLLFRLFHERGVRVYQPQQVFDRCSCSREKLKSVLAGLSAEEIAHTADDKGEIAVTCEFCSTTYRFEAAEVLPQ